The Desulfitobacterium chlororespirans DSM 11544 sequence CTAAAACTATCGGGGCCTTCATTTCATGAGCCATCACACTGGCCGATAAGGCATCGGCATAGCCGTTTCCGGTGGCGATCACCACATTTTTCACTTTTTCCGGAGAACTTTCCGGAGGATCATCGGAGCTGTTTTCAGGGCTATTGGCAAGGATTATTTGGTCGCGATAATACTCAGAGATGATCTTGGCTGTCTCGTATCGAGTATCCCCGTAGAGCCTGTATTGGTTTATTTGATGATTTGCCGTCGATTCGGGGAAATCTCCTGCCTGAGGATCTGGCGAGGCAACGACAGGAGTATTCATCGAGATACAATAGGAAAGGATAACTACAGCGGCAATTTTTTTGCTCTTCTTCATGGACCCCACTCCTTCAGTATGCATCCCGAATATTATCTCATAGTGAAGAAGTGAAGCCTGTCGAAGAGGGTATTCTGTGCTCAGACTTATTTGCTTACATTCTGTCTTAAATTCCCTAATGAACACCTTTGACAAAGATCTATAGCTCAGCCTGGGATCGTCCAGGTCTTTTACTGCCTTTTCATCTATCTGCATCCTATGCCCGACTATCTGTACTATATCTTCGGACTATCTGTACTAATCTTACGATAGTTTTAAGTATTTTTTTATTCTTATCTCTGAAACTGTTTACACTCAACTATAACAGTGATATCATAATAGTATCGTATTAATCTTAATCCAATTTTACTCTTAAAGGGAGGCTATCCATTATGAAAGAAAAAAAAGCCTGGGTACTCAATGGTTATCTTGCTGTGGTTGTCGTTTTGGCTTCGCTCATCGGCGGCACAGCCCTGCTCATTCAAACACAGTTTACCCTGGGAATCGCTCTTATCCTCATCGGAGTGCTTCTGTCCAGCGGTATCGTTGTCATCCAGCCCAATAAATCTTATGTGATTACCTTTTTCGGCAGCTATATTGGGACCATACGTGAACCTGGTCTTTGGCTCACCATCCCCCTTTCCACACGTAAATCTGTTTCTTTACGGGTCCGCAACTTCAACAGCAAGACTTTAAAGGTCAATGATGTGGAAGGGAACCCTATTGAAATCGCCGCTGTGATCGTTTTCCGTGTTGTGGATACCGCCAAAGCAATTTTTGATGTGGATAGATACGAGCAATTCGTAGAGATCCAAAGCGAAACCGCTCTCCGTCATGTGACCAGCCGTTACCCCTATGATAACTTCGAAAAGGACGGCTATTCTTTGCGGGGTCATTCCGAAGAAGTGGCCAGAGAACTCTCTCTGGAACTTCAGGAACGTCTCAAAGTGGCTGGGGTAGAAGTTATGGAGGCCCGCCTGACTCACTTAGCTTATTCGACTGAAATCGCCGGTGCCATGCTCCAGCGTCAACAGGCCAATGCCATTCTGGATGCCCGTCAAATTATCGTTGAAGGCGCCATGGGTATGGTCCAGATGGCTGTGGAACGCCTGGAAACGAATAATGTCGTCCAGCTTGACGAGGAGCGCAAAGCTGCCATGATCAACAATCTGCTGGTGGCCATCGTCTCTGACCGCTCCGCTCAGCCCGTCATTAATACAGGTACCCTCTACTAATTTAGAATAATCCTGACAGGTGTTGATGAGTATGTCCAAGAAACAATTCGCTTTAAGGTTAGATCCCAAACT is a genomic window containing:
- a CDS encoding SPFH domain-containing protein — translated: MKEKKAWVLNGYLAVVVVLASLIGGTALLIQTQFTLGIALILIGVLLSSGIVVIQPNKSYVITFFGSYIGTIREPGLWLTIPLSTRKSVSLRVRNFNSKTLKVNDVEGNPIEIAAVIVFRVVDTAKAIFDVDRYEQFVEIQSETALRHVTSRYPYDNFEKDGYSLRGHSEEVARELSLELQERLKVAGVEVMEARLTHLAYSTEIAGAMLQRQQANAILDARQIIVEGAMGMVQMAVERLETNNVVQLDEERKAAMINNLLVAIVSDRSAQPVINTGTLY